A single genomic interval of Lathyrus oleraceus cultivar Zhongwan6 chromosome 7, CAAS_Psat_ZW6_1.0, whole genome shotgun sequence harbors:
- the LOC127101825 gene encoding pectinesterase 2 — MASFPLVTTLLILFPFLFSTLVYGYSLSSIKSWCNQTPYPQTCEYYLTNNAYNQTIKSKSDFFKVSLQLAIQRARKGEENTHSLGSKCRNAQEKAAWADCLELYDFTVQKLTQTTHPNCKQTDSQTWLSTALTNLETCKNGFYDLGVTNYVLPLMSNNVTKLLSNTLSLNKVPYQKPSYKDGFPTWVKPGDRKLLQTSSAASKANVVVAKDGSGKYTTVKAATDAAPSGSGRYVIYVKAGVYNEQVEIKAKNVMLVGDGIGKTIITGSKSVGGGSTTFRSATVAVVGDGFIGQDITFRNTAGGANHQAVAFRSGSDLSVFYRCSFEGYQDTLYVHSERQFYRECNIYGTVDFIFGNAAVVLQSCNIIARNPPQKTITVTAQGRTDPNQNTGIIIHNSKVTAASDLNPSSVKSYLGRPWQKYSRTVFIKTSIDGFINPAGWLEWSGNFALDTLYYAEYGNTGAGSSTSNRVSWKGYHVLTSASQATPFTVGNFIAGNSWLPGTGVPFTAGL, encoded by the exons ATGGCTTCATTTCCTTTGGTAACAACTCTTTTAATTTTATTTCCCTTTCTTTTCTCAACTCTTGTTTATGGTTACTCACTAAGTTCCATAAAATCATGGTGTAACCAAACCCCTTATCCTCAAACATGTGAGTATTACTTAACCAACAATGCTTACAACCAAACAATTAAGAGTAAATCCGACTTTTTCAAGGTTTCGCTTCAACTCGCGATCCAGCGAGCACGAAAGGGCGAAGAAAATACTCATTCTCTCGGCTCGAAGTGCCGTAACGCACAAGAAAAAGCCGCTTGGGCTGATTGTCTTGAACTCTATGATTTCACGGTCCAAAAGCTTACTCAAACAACCCACCCTAATTGCAAACAAACCGATTCTCAAACATGGCTTAGCACGGCTTTGACGAATCTCGAAACATGCAAAAATGGATTTTATGACCTAGGTGTCACAAACTATGTCTTACCTTTGATGTCAAACAATGTAACAAAGTTGTTAAGTAACACCTTGTCTCTCAACAAGGTTCCTTACCAAAAACCTAGTTACAAAGACGGATTTCCAACATGGGTTAAACCCGGCGATCGGAAGCTTCTTCAAACATCCTCGGCCGCCTCGAAGGCGAATGTCGTCGTCGCTAAAGACGGTTCCGGTAAATACACAACCGTGAAGGCGGCGACCGATGCTGCGCCGAGTGGTAGTGGAAGGTATGTGATATATGTGAAGGCTGGTGTCTACAATGAACAAGTTGAGATCAAAGCAAAGAATGTCATGTTGGTGGGAGATGGTATTGGAAAGACTATAATCACAGGTAGCAAAAGTGTTGGAGGTGGCTCCACTACCTTCCGTTCAGCAACCGTTG CTGTGGTTGGTGATGGATTTATTGGTCAAGACATCACATTTAGAAACACTGCTGGAGGAGCAAACCATCAAGCTGTTGCATTCCGTTCTGGCTCAGATCTTTCAGTATTTTACAGATGCAGTTTCGAAGGTTATCAAGACACACTATATGTTCATTCGGAAAGACAATTTTATAGAGAATGCAACATCTACGGCACCGTCGATTTCATCTTCGGCAACGCCGCGGTAGTGTTGCAAAGTTGCAACATTATCGCGAGAAACCCTCCTCAAAAAACAATCACTGTTACGGCTCAAGGCCGAACCGATCCAAACCAAAACACCGGAATAATAATTCACAACTCTAAGGTCACGGCCGCGTCGGACCTAAACCCTAGCTCGGTTAAGTCGTACCTCGGCCGGCCGTGGCAAAAATATTCAAGAACCGTTTTCATCAAAACTTCTATCGATGGTTTTATTAACCCTGCTGGTTGGTTGGAATGGAGTGGTAACTTTGCTTTGGATACTTTGTATTATGCTGAATATGGTAATACAGGTGCAGGCTCTTCAACTTCTAATAGGGTTTCATGGAAAGGTTACCATGTTCTTACCAGTGCTTCTCAAGCCACACCATTCACCGTCGGAAATTTCATTGCCGGTAATTCTTGGTTACCGGGCACCGGCGTGCCTTTCACCGCCGGACTCTAA
- the LOC127104710 gene encoding uncharacterized protein LOC127104710, translated as MAHSIENVKDINDSKDLWKFAVRIRHLWSVTNMSNKEHLKIVIMDAKEDSNKFKLIFCDASSVKTTDLPDIPQSHMNLISFDDILAEKYGLFVGVIGGVHEIIQTQMNPSNNKNKVVFILTDTRSLIQCTLYGDLASQFCNYYKNNNDHAHVIVLFQNARFKEAEGSFPLTVSNALKGTRLTSNDVTAKDTKYKARIVFWDIDCVKMIGKIALELKIGLIEPSEDNPLEYPYALDKMLKQELAIRVLFQPKYG; from the exons ATGGCACATTCAATTGAGAATGTTAAAGATATCAATGACTCCAAAGATTTGTGGAAATTTGCTGTTAGGATTAGACATTTATGGTCTGTCACAAACATGTCCAACAAAGAGCACTTGAAAATAGTTATAATGGATGCAAAG GAAGACTCTAATAAgttcaagttgatattttgtgatGCATCTTCCGTAAAAACTACAGATTTGCCAGATATTCCTCAGAGCCACATGAACTTGATTAGTTTTGATGACATACTTGCTGAAAA ATATGGTTTATTCGTAGGTGTTATTGGAGGAGTTCATGAAATCATTCAGACACAGATGAATCCgtcaaacaacaaaaataaaGTTGTATTTATCCTAACAGATACGAG GTCTTTAATCCAGTGTACTCTTTATGGTGACCTTGCATCACAATTCTGCAACTACTACAAAAATAACAATGATCATGCTCATGTTATTGTACTTTTTCAAAATGCACGATTCAAGGAAGCTGAAG GAAGTTTTCCATTGACTGTGTCCAACGCATTGAAAGGTACAAGATTAACAAGCAATGATGTTACG GCAAAGGATACCAAATACAAAGCAAGGATTGTCTTTTGGGACATTGATTGTGTTAAGATGATTGGAAAAATTGCCCTTGAACTCAAGATTGGGTTGATTGAG CCTAGTGAAGATAATCCACTCGAATATCCATATGCATTGGATAAAATGTTGAAGCAAGAGTTGGCTATTAGAGTCTTGTTTCAGCCAAAATATGGTTGA